TGTGTAATGCCTCCGGATTTGGCGTATTTGGATATATATGAGATTCCGTATGATGAGAAAATAGGTGTTCCAAGCAACAATGATGATCCGCTCTTATACTGATGAGGTGTTATCATGTTCTCTGAGAAGGCCAGAATAACCGGAATGATTTTACAGGCGTATGGTATATGCCATAGACAGGTATGGTTCTTAACGCACAGTGTGTTTGCCGACCAGGAAAACGAACTCCTTTCGTTGGGGCGCATTGTTGATGAGAATAGTTATGCCAGAGAAAAACATCAGGTAATGTTCGGAGGAAACAAGTTCGACTTTATGCGAAATCAAGATGGCCTCCTTGTCATCTCTGAAATAAAAAAGAGCAGCCGTGCGGAAAAATCCTCAATACTACAACTTGCGCATTATCTCTACGAACTTGAAAAGGAGGGAATCGCGTCAATGGGGGTGCTGTTATATCCGACAGAAAAGAAACGAACAGCGGTTATTTTGACAGAAGAATTGAAAAGAGTCCTTGATCAGTCATATGCCGTTATAGAAGAGCTTGCGTTGTCAGAGAAACCACCGCATCTGGTGCAATGTAAGTATTGCAAAAAATGTGCCTATGGAGATTATTGCTGGAGTTAAGCAAGGCAGGGGGGAATATTGATGGGAAAGACACTTTACCTCTTAAGTAACGGTGAATTAAAAAGAAAAGACAACACGCTGTTTATCGCCAGAGAGAACGAGAATCCTAAGTTCCTGCCGGTAGAGACATTAGATGAGATAAATATATTTGGTGAGGTGGATTTCAACAAAAGCCTGCTGGAATTTATATCGCAAAAAGAGGTCATCCTGCATTTTTATAATCATTATGGGTATTATGTCGGAACGTTTTATCCAAGGGAACACCTAAACTCAGGGGCAGTGATCCTCGCGCAGGCGGCGTATTATATGGACGCTGCGAAAAGAATAGAAATAGCTTCTTCATTTGTTATTGGTGCTATAGATAATATGAAGAGGGTGATGGAATATTACCAGCGCAGGGCGATGGTGGAGATAAGCGATATCGTCGAAGCTTTAGACGTTTACAGCGAGCGGGCGCCGCAAAGTAAAGATGTGGCTGAATTGATGGGAATAGAGGGCAACTCGCGGGAGAAGTATTATGAATTCTTCGACCGTGTCGTGAAGGATGACGCCTTTAAGATGGTAAACAGAACCCGGCGTCCGCCGTCAAACCGCATGAACGCTTTGATAAGTTTTTTAAATACGATGTGCTATACACTGGTCCTATCCCAAATCTACCGAACGCATCTGGATCCGAGGATCGGTTTTCTACATGAGACGAATTTTCGCCGGTTCAGCCTGAATCTTGACGTCGCGGAAATCTTTAAACCGATTTTGGTGGACAGGCTGATATTCTCACTTATCAACAAACGTGAGATCCAAGAAAAGCATTTTGAAAAACAGAGCGGCGGAGGGATTTATTTAAGCGAAAGCGGCCGCGAGATCGTCTTGCGCGCGTGGGAAGGGCGGCTCAATGAAACGATCGAACATCCGGCGCTTGGCAGGAAGGTCAGTTACCGTGGCCTGGTACGCATGGAGATATATAAACTGCAAAAGCACATGATGGAGAATATAAAATACGTGCCATATACGAGCAGGTGGTAAGATGTTTGTCATCATGTTTTATGATGTGGGGGAAAAAAGGGTAAATAAAGTTTTGAAAACGGCAAGAAAGTATTTGACGTGGATTCAAAACTCCGTGTTAGAAGGCGAACTGACACCGGCGACGCTCGAAGCGCTGAAAGTCGATGTAAAAAATATCATTGACAATGAATATGATAGCGTACTGTTTTATGTGTGGAGGACAGAGCGGTATATGACGCGAGACACTATTGGCATAAAACGTGGCAGCGTTGACTCATTTATTTAGAACCTCGTCGATCTGCAATAGCGTAAAAACCGCCGGGGGGCGACAGACTTTGTGAAATGGCTGTTTTTATAGCAATGCCCCAGCATGTTTAACTTTACCTTGTTCAAAATATAGCGCATGGCGCTATGTTTGGCATAGTCAAAGATGCAGTTAAAATCATAGTTGGGACGGGCTTAGGATATTCCTGTAAGGATTGGAAACCGGATACCATTATTCCGCATGAAGTATCCGAACGCCCGCTTAGGATATTCCTGTAAGGATTGGAAACAAATATGCGTCAATTTGTCCATAGTTTTGGCGCTGGCTTAGGATATTCCTGTAAGGATTGGAAACAAAACAAAATTGGCCGAAAGCGCTTTTTTCGGGTTGGCTTAGGATATTCCTGTAAGGATTGGAAACTGTTCCTGCAAATTCACATCAGCCCCGGCATCTATGCTTAGGATATTCCTGTAAGGATTGGAAACGTTATTAGCTCGATCCTTGCATAGAACTGAGGTTTTTGCTTAGGATATTCCTGTAAGGATTGGAAACTAAAACCTTGTAATACATTATTATCCATAGTAACACGCTTAGGATATTCCTGTAAGGATTGGAAACTACGATATGGGCCAGCTGGGGGCCCCGACCCCGGGCGCTTAGGATATTCCTGTAAGGATTGGAAACCCATGACGTCCATGTCGATGATAGTGAGCTGAACTTGCTTAGGATATTCCTGTGAGGATTAGAAACTTTCCAGCGGCCTACAAAAAGCACTTTCGCGTTGCGCTTAGGATATTTCTATAAAGATTGAAAATTACACCTAAAAACGCTGCTCCTCCGGGCTGACCCTAATTTCGAACCTTCCTATGAGGAGTTTAATCACTGTGGTTGGTATCGTGCCTTGAGATGTTCATCTTGTTTTTTGTTTTCAAAAGGAGCCGGTCATGGTAATCTTGGGGTAGGTAAAAAGTATAACTACGGTAATTGGAGGTGTGGAAATGCACATATCGCTGTTTATTAATTCTCATGAATCGAGAGTATTAAGGCTGCCATGCTCCAACTTGCATCTTTTCCAATCGTTGATATATAAACTTCTTCCTCCTGACAGGGCTGCGTTTCTCCATGATCAGGGCTATATAATCGATAACCGTCCGCTAAAATTATTCGCGATGAGCTGGCCAATAGCGGAAAAGCCCCCAAGACTTGCCGGAGGTTTTTTAGAATTTGATTTGCCGATTCGTTTAGTAGTATCCACTCCGATAACGTCGACAATGGATGGCATTGCGAGCGGTGCGTTAATGAATAAATATATGCATATAGGGGCAAATACTGTGTGCTGCGAAAGGGTTGAGGTGAATTGTTACAATGCCGCATCTGATGAAATAATGATCAGGACGCTTTCTCCGATTAGTTGTTATTCGCAGATGCTGCGGCATGACGGGCGTAAATACACGGCTTACTTTTCTCCATTTGAAAAGGACTTTTCAAATTCTATACATAACAATCTTAATCGAAAATTTCGGGCAATACACACAGCGGCCGAAGTTCCGGAAGGCGTTGTTGAAATACTTCCAATAGGCGTGCCAAAAGAGCGAGTTGCGAAATTCAAGGAGGACAACTCTTTCCCCATAAAGGGCTGGGAGGGCAGATTCAAACTGAAAGGCCCCAAAGAGTTGCTTCAGGTGGCTTTAGACTGCGGCCTGGGGGCAAAGAACAGCCTGGGCTTCGGCTGTATCATGCCAGCCTGTTAGGCAGTGTCGATGTCCACTCGTATAAAAATACGCAAATAGACGTACATTAAACATTAAATTTCAGCTGCAATCACCCCTCTCACGAGATTCTGCCTGCACAATATCTGATGTCATTCCCCCGGTTCCTCTGCGCAAAATACGCAGGGGGACCGGTTTTTTTTGCCTACCTTCCGTTGCGTAGATAGACCGTGGTGTGGCCGTCTTTTATTCTTATACTTAACTTACGTATGATAAATAGATCTCCGGTAATGTTTAAGGAGGAAAGTTATGGAAAAATTTTCTTCAATTACCACTATATACATGGGAAAAGACGCATTGGCCGATGCCGTAGGCGGCGCGCGGCGGGTCTTCATCGTCTCCGACCCTTTTATGGTTTCAAGCGGCAAGGTATCCTATGTCACCGATTATCTTCAGGGCTCCGGAGCGGAATATGAGATTTTCTCCGATGTGCAGGCCGACCCGGATATAGAGACCGTCGCCGCGGGGATGGCGCGCATCGTGGAGTTCAAGCCAGATCACGTCGTCGTGCTCGGCGGCGGTTCGCCGATCGACGCGGCGAAGGCGATCGTCTTTTTCGCGCACCGTCAGGGGGCTATTCCTCCCTGTCCTTTCACTGCGATCCCGACTACGAGCGGCACGGGCTCCGAGGTGAGCAGTTTCGCCGTCATTACGGATCATAAAAAGAATGTCAAATACCCGATGGTAGACGACAGTTTGCTGCCGACCTCGGCGGTGCTGAACGCGGAGCTTGTGATGAGCGTGCCGCCGAAGGTGACGGCCGACGCGGGGCTGGATGTGCTGACGCACGCCATAGAGGCTTTTGTCTCAACGAACCGCACGGATTTTACGGACGCGATGGCGGAGAAGGCGATCAAGCTCATTTACCGCTATCTGCTCACCGTCTATCGGGAGCCGGGCGATTATGAGGCGCGGCAGCGCGTGCACAACGCCTCCTGCATGGCGGGCATCGCCTTTTCCAACGCCGGGCTAGGCCTCAACCACGCGATGGCGCACACGCTCGGCGCGAAGTTCCATATCGCCCACGGGCGCGCGAACGCGATCCTGCTGCCCTATGTGATGAGTTTCAACGCCGGCTGCGCGACCCAATTGACGGATACGGCGAAGCGTTACGCGAAGATAGCCTATCTTTGCGATATTTCGACGGTCAGCGTAAGGCAGAGCGCGCTGAACGTCATCCGCACGATACGTTCGTGGACCAGGAAGATGGATATCCCCCCGACGATCAGGGAGGCCGGCGTCAGCGAGGCGGATTTCCGCGGGAAGCTGCCGGAGATGGTGGAGGACGCCCTGGCCGACGGCTGTCTCACGACCGCGCCGCGCCGCTGCACCGGGGATGATATCCGTCAGGTCTTTGAAAACGCCTATAACGGCAAACTGCCATGACCGGTGAATTTGAGAATAAACAGCGGATAATCCAGGAGTTTGTGCCGGGTAAACAAGTCACCTTGGCGCATGTCATCGCTCATCCTGTGGCGGATCTTTACGGGAAGCTCGGCCTCTTCGAGACGGAGGGGGCGATCGGCATCTTCACGATCACGCCGAGCGAGGGCGCGATGATCGCCGCCGATATCGCCTCCAAGGCGGCGAATATCTCGATCGGCTACGTGGACCGTTTCAACGGCTCGCTGCTCATTACGGGAGATGTGGCGGCGGTGGAGGCGGCGATGCGCGACGTCATGTCGGTGCTTTGCGACCTGATGGCCTTTACGCCGGCGCGCATAACGCGCACCTGATGTCCGTCGCCGGCAAGGGGCGGCGCGTCATCTTTATCGGAGCCTCGATGGCGGGCAAGACGACGCTGACGCAGGCGATGATGCGCGAAGAGCTGCGCTACCGCAAGACGCAGACGCTCGACATCGTCGGAGGCTTCATCATCGACACGCCGGGCGAGTACCTTGAGAGGGGCGGCCTGCGCGGGGCGCTCTCTGTGGCGTCCGCGGAGGCGGGGCTCATCGTATTTCTCCAGAGCGCGGCCGCCGTACAGAGTTTTTTCCCGCCGGCGTTCGCCTCGATGTTCGGCAAGCCGGTCGCCGGAGTGGTGACCAAGGCCGACATCGCCTCGCCGGAGGAGATCGAAGAGGCGAAGCGGCGGCTGGCGCGCGCGGGAGTGAAGCGGGTATTTGTTACCAGCGCCTATACGGGCGAGGGTATTCAGGAATTTATAGATTTCATTGATTCATTAGATTAAGAAAGAGGTGGGCAGATTGGGCGGAGAGACGATCACAAGCGTCGGCATAGATGTCGGCACATCGACGACGCAGCTCATTTTCAGCAGGATCAAGATAGAGAACCGCGCCAGTTCTTACACGGCTCCGCGCATTTCCATTGTCGGCAAAGAGGTCTTTTACCGGAGCCCCATTTACTTCACTCCGCTGCTCTCGTCGACGGAGATCGACGCGGAGGCGGTGA
The window above is part of the Cloacibacillus evryensis DSM 19522 genome. Proteins encoded here:
- a CDS encoding EutP/PduV family microcompartment system protein produces the protein MRPDGLYAGAHNAHLMSVAGKGRRVIFIGASMAGKTTLTQAMMREELRYRKTQTLDIVGGFIIDTPGEYLERGGLRGALSVASAEAGLIVFLQSAAAVQSFFPPAFASMFGKPVAGVVTKADIASPEEIEEAKRRLARAGVKRVFVTSAYTGEGIQEFIDFIDSLD
- the cas1b gene encoding type I-B CRISPR-associated endonuclease Cas1b; this translates as MGKTLYLLSNGELKRKDNTLFIARENENPKFLPVETLDEINIFGEVDFNKSLLEFISQKEVILHFYNHYGYYVGTFYPREHLNSGAVILAQAAYYMDAAKRIEIASSFVIGAIDNMKRVMEYYQRRAMVEISDIVEALDVYSERAPQSKDVAELMGIEGNSREKYYEFFDRVVKDDAFKMVNRTRRPPSNRMNALISFLNTMCYTLVLSQIYRTHLDPRIGFLHETNFRRFSLNLDVAEIFKPILVDRLIFSLINKREIQEKHFEKQSGGGIYLSESGREIVLRAWEGRLNETIEHPALGRKVSYRGLVRMEIYKLQKHMMENIKYVPYTSRW
- the cas4 gene encoding CRISPR-associated protein Cas4; its protein translation is MFSEKARITGMILQAYGICHRQVWFLTHSVFADQENELLSLGRIVDENSYAREKHQVMFGGNKFDFMRNQDGLLVISEIKKSSRAEKSSILQLAHYLYELEKEGIASMGVLLYPTEKKRTAVILTEELKRVLDQSYAVIEELALSEKPPHLVQCKYCKKCAYGDYCWS
- the cas6 gene encoding CRISPR-associated endoribonuclease Cas6 codes for the protein MHISLFINSHESRVLRLPCSNLHLFQSLIYKLLPPDRAAFLHDQGYIIDNRPLKLFAMSWPIAEKPPRLAGGFLEFDLPIRLVVSTPITSTMDGIASGALMNKYMHIGANTVCCERVEVNCYNAASDEIMIRTLSPISCYSQMLRHDGRKYTAYFSPFEKDFSNSIHNNLNRKFRAIHTAAEVPEGVVEILPIGVPKERVAKFKEDNSFPIKGWEGRFKLKGPKELLQVALDCGLGAKNSLGFGCIMPAC
- a CDS encoding 1-propanol dehydrogenase PduQ, producing MEKFSSITTIYMGKDALADAVGGARRVFIVSDPFMVSSGKVSYVTDYLQGSGAEYEIFSDVQADPDIETVAAGMARIVEFKPDHVVVLGGGSPIDAAKAIVFFAHRQGAIPPCPFTAIPTTSGTGSEVSSFAVITDHKKNVKYPMVDDSLLPTSAVLNAELVMSVPPKVTADAGLDVLTHAIEAFVSTNRTDFTDAMAEKAIKLIYRYLLTVYREPGDYEARQRVHNASCMAGIAFSNAGLGLNHAMAHTLGAKFHIAHGRANAILLPYVMSFNAGCATQLTDTAKRYAKIAYLCDISTVSVRQSALNVIRTIRSWTRKMDIPPTIREAGVSEADFRGKLPEMVEDALADGCLTTAPRRCTGDDIRQVFENAYNGKLP
- a CDS encoding BMC domain-containing protein translates to MPGKQVTLAHVIAHPVADLYGKLGLFETEGAIGIFTITPSEGAMIAADIASKAANISIGYVDRFNGSLLITGDVAAVEAAMRDVMSVLCDLMAFTPARITRT
- the cas2 gene encoding CRISPR-associated endonuclease Cas2, with product MFVIMFYDVGEKRVNKVLKTARKYLTWIQNSVLEGELTPATLEALKVDVKNIIDNEYDSVLFYVWRTERYMTRDTIGIKRGSVDSFI